The genomic region GGCGGTGGCGATGCGCAGGATGTCCTTGCGGGCGAAGGCGAGGTCTGCGGCGCCCGCGGGCAGGGTCGAGGCGCTCATCAGAAGTACCCCTCCTTCTTGCGGTCCTCCATGGCGGCGTCGCTGACCTTGTCGTCGCCGCGGGTGGCGCCGCGCTCGGTCATGCGGGTCACCGCGATCTCGGCGATGACGTCCTCGACCGTGGTCGCCTGCGACAGCACCGCGGCGGTCAGGTTCGCGTCGCCGACGGTGCGGTAGCGGACGGTCTCGCGGCGCACCTGCTCCCCGTCCCGGGGACGGATGAACTCGTTGACGGCGTAGAGCATCCCCTGCCGCTCGACGACGTCCCGCTCCTGCGCGAGGTACAGCGCGGGGATGGCGATCTCCTCGCGGAGGATGTACTGCCAGATGTCGAGCTCGGTCCAGTTCGACAGCGGGAACACCCGGATGGACTCGCCCAGGTGGATCCGGCCGTTGTAGAGGTCCCAGAGCTCCGGCCGCTGGTTCTTCGGGTCCCACTGGCCGAACTCGTCGCGGAAGGAGAACACCCGCTCCTTGGCGCGGGCCTTGTCCTCGTCGCGGCGGGCCCCGCCGAACAGCGCGGTGAAACCGTGCTCCTCGACCGCGTCGAGCAGCACCGGGGTCTGGATGCGGTTGCGGGAGCCGTTCGGCTCCTCCTTCACCGTCCCGGCGGCGATCGCGTCGGGCACCGACGCCACGACGAGCTGAACGCCGAGCTCGGCAACCCGCTTGTCGCGGAACTCCAGCACGTCCGGAAAGTTCAGCCCCGTGTCCACGTGCATGACCGGAAAGGGGATGCGGGCCGGCGCGAAGGCCTTGCGGGCCAGCTCCAGCATCACGATCGAGTCCTTGCCGCCGGAGAACAGCAGCACCGGCCGCTCCAGCTCGGCGACCACCTCGCGGATGACGTGGATGGACTCGGCCTCCAGCGTCTCGAGCTGGCTCAGCCGGTAGTCGGGCGTGCTCATGCGCTCAGGCTCCGGTGGTTCGGCATCAGGACGACCAACCGCACCGGCATGGTGCGGATTCCCGTCCAGTGTCCGCTATCGCGTGGAGCACACCGCCGCCGGCTTGCTCAGTCCCGCTCGTCGACGGCGGTCGCGTCGCTGGGCCGGCGCGGCGGTGCGTGCCGGCCGGTGGAGTCGGTGATCGAGCCGAAGTAGGCGTCCACCTTCTCCGGGCGGGGCATGACGAACACCCCGCGAGCCTCGACCAGGATCCGGTCCGGGTCGTCGGCCAGCGCGATCGTGCCGGTGATGACGCACTTGCGGCCCGCGCTCTCGGCCACCCGGGCGCGCAGCGCCAGCTTCCTCTCCAGCGGCAGCGGGCCGCGGTAGTCCAGCTCCAGGTGGGCGGTCATGCCCCACAGGCCCGCGGCCGCGGCCGCGGAGCCGAGCAGCTGGTCCATGAACAACGCACTCATGCCGCCGTGCACGAAGCTGGGCGGTCCCTCGTACGCCACCCCCAGGGTCACCTCGGCGGCGACCCCTTCGCCGTCCCGGCGGACGGCGAGCGGCGGGGCGAGCGCGCTGCCGATGCCGGTCACCGGGTTGAAGACCCGGCGGCCCGTCGTCAGGTCGTCCAGCGCGGGCAGCTGGGAGGCCGTCCGCCGGGCGACGGCGAGCCGCTCGGTGGCCTGGCGCACCAGCTCGGCGGCGGCACGCACCTCGGCGGCGGCGACGGTGGTGGTCACCGAGACCTCGATCAGCTCGCGCAGCGCCGTCCCGAGGTCGGCCGCGGCGGCGAGCGGTTCGGCGTCGGGGATGGTCCCGCTGTCGCTCGGAGTCACCTCCGGATCGTGACAGGGACGCTAGGCCGGCTCCCCGCCACCCCCGTGGCGGGGGAGGTCCGGCGACCCGGAGCGGGGCAGTCGGACGGTGAACGTGGCGCCCTGGCCGGTGCCCGTGGCCAGGTCGACAGAACCGCCGTGCGCGGCGACGAGCGAGGAGACGATGGCCAGGCCGAGGCCCGTGCCTCCGGCCTTCGCCACGCCGTCCTCGCCGCGGGCCCGGGAGGCGTCGGCCCGGAAGAAGCGCTCGAACGCGCGGGCGGCGTCGGCCGGGTGCAGGCCCGGTCCCTCGTCGGCGACCCGCAGCACCAGCGCGTCCCCGTCGTCGTCCGCCTCGGCGACCGACACCGTCACCCGCACACCCGGCGGCGTGTGCGTGAGCGCGTTGGTCACCAGATTGCCGACGACCTGCCGCAGCCGGCCCTCGTCACCGATCACCACGGGGACGTCGGTGAGCGACTCGTCCAGGTGCAGGCTGATGGGCCGCTCGGGTTGGACGGCCTTCGCCGCGTGCACGGCGTCCCCGGCGACCTCGGCCAGGTCGACGGGGGCCAGGGTGAGCGGGCGCTGCTGGTCCAGCCGGGCGAGCAGCAGCAGGTCCTCGACCAGGAGCCCCATCCGGCCGCCCT from Blastococcus colisei harbors:
- a CDS encoding PaaI family thioesterase, whose translation is MTPSDSGTIPDAEPLAAAADLGTALRELIEVSVTTTVAAAEVRAAAELVRQATERLAVARRTASQLPALDDLTTGRRVFNPVTGIGSALAPPLAVRRDGEGVAAEVTLGVAYEGPPSFVHGGMSALFMDQLLGSAAAAAGLWGMTAHLELDYRGPLPLERKLALRARVAESAGRKCVITGTIALADDPDRILVEARGVFVMPRPEKVDAYFGSITDSTGRHAPPRRPSDATAVDERD
- the cysD gene encoding sulfate adenylyltransferase subunit CysD translates to MSTPDYRLSQLETLEAESIHVIREVVAELERPVLLFSGGKDSIVMLELARKAFAPARIPFPVMHVDTGLNFPDVLEFRDKRVAELGVQLVVASVPDAIAAGTVKEEPNGSRNRIQTPVLLDAVEEHGFTALFGGARRDEDKARAKERVFSFRDEFGQWDPKNQRPELWDLYNGRIHLGESIRVFPLSNWTELDIWQYILREEIAIPALYLAQERDVVERQGMLYAVNEFIRPRDGEQVRRETVRYRTVGDANLTAAVLSQATTVEDVIAEIAVTRMTERGATRGDDKVSDAAMEDRKKEGYF